Part of the Sebastes umbrosus isolate fSebUmb1 chromosome 3, fSebUmb1.pri, whole genome shotgun sequence genome is shown below.
ATCAAGGCCTGATAATTGAGCTTCTGTTACACAAAGCATTCACGAatattatttagcctccttgttTATTATTTCTGCAGTTTAACTAAGAGCAGAGTCTTGTTAGCCCTTTAGCGTGATCTATAAGAGAGCTGATATGTGAGCTCATATTACATCCTGAGGAAGCTCTGGTCCAGTCATTAGAGGAATAGTAGTTGGCTGAGGCTAACGTGGTGCTCAGCGGCAGCGAGTGCTCAGTTTATTGCACGTATTGCCTCGAGTGACCATGTCATATGTATGCAGTTCAGACAAAATCTGTCAAAGACCAGGGGAGGCAATATACATTTCACTGAAGGAGTTTATTTACAGCTATGTAAGGAATTCAGggttttgtcttttgtttatggtgaaaataaactattgtAGCACCAGAAGCCATCTTAAAACAATGACATAGAAATAATGGATTGAAACACAGCTTTACATTTTAACCCTCAACATACATAGAATGACAATAAAGGTCAAATACTGCACTCCAGTAGTATTCCTGTGTGTTACACTATTGTCCTTGACCTTCTTTATCATTAACCTTTCTCTGCCTATGGTGTTATTCTAGAAAGGAGAGTCCCCCCCTGCCCTTTTTCAGAATGGTTTAGTCCGTGCTGGCTGTAGATTTCCATACTGTGGACTAGTTTGTGCTAGAGTTGGGGGATGggtgttgctaagcaacagtctGTGCCGTGTACTTCCCCTCTGCCTGTGCGCTGCTAGCTAGGGCTGGTATTTATAATCACCACGCTGTACTTTAAAATGTTGTAGACACAAGATTTGATTTGCATTTGTGGTACCTGCTGAAATAGCATGCACTTGATAGGTGTcatcagaaagaaaaaatatgtattttttgtgttttagatTATTCTTCATGGCAGACTGCTGTGTCAGGAGAACTGACTTTCCCCTTTTAAAGTTAATATACATTATAGGCTCATGTAGGGCACACACCCTTTATAGTACATACCCCTGCTAGGAACAAATGGACTAGTCCTAAGTGAGcccctcctcctttcttttATGTTCTCCTGCTGGCCTCTCAGCCTGCTCCCACAATCAACAAATACATGGAAGGCCTCAATCCCACGCATCCTGCTAAAGGTTGATATGTCTTTTGTTTTAAAGCATGtttaacatttctctctgcagGTTAAATCTAACTCAGTTTTTGTCATTGCAGTTTTGCACTCTCCTCAAGGTTAGCTTTTGATAAATGTAGAGGGTGCTATGCTAGTTCAAGTAGGTCGAGTTCTggcttgttgtttgtgtttttttaacaggaaACATTAATTGCAGACATCCTTTATATGTCAGCGAGTTTGCTGTAAATTTTCACAAATGTAGCTGACATCGGTAGAGATGCCTTGTTACCTGCAATACTGAGCGCGACACCAGGTGTACGCGTGCTATTTAAACATCGTTTGTTCCTGGTTGCATTCGCATCTTTGGGCTCAGTATCGGAAGTTGCGTCATGTGTCCATACACACaatttactgtacatgtacaCTGTCAACACATTTGTAGTTGTGCGATATTTGGTCCGTCACACAGGTGTAAAGCATCTCCATCGCTAATaattcattttctatttgtttgttttatcgtCATGCAGCACTTTCTGGCTGCACATAAAACCCACAAGATCGCATTCGTTCAGATAGAAGTGCAATCGCTACCACTAGGGTCCCATGGTGGGTCATATGGTGTTGAGTATATAATATCCATGTATGCTGTTGTGGCAGAAAGCTTAGAAACAGGATTTGGGCATCCTCTCATCCCCGACACAAACTCATTTTAGAAGCATTTATATACAGTTTTCAATCAACAACATGTTGGAGTCATAGTGCACCTGTAAAATGGTGGCCCTACTCGCGGCTGCAGTAGCTGATGCACACTGTCAGTGTGAACACTTTAATTGAACTTGCTTGTTGCTGTGTATTTGTTCATGCCACTCTGTGGTTCACTCGCATACAGTTTTGCGTGTTGAGGAATAGGTTCCAGTGTTTTAATGGGAGCACaatgatgcatttttaaaagcTGGTGTAGCCAGAGCAAAGTGGTATGCAATAAACAAAGTTTTGGAAATGGATTGGTAGCCGTACGTCAGATACGATGCTTGCATTTGTTCCAGTCTAGTTTCTCAACTAGGGACATATTTAGGAATATCTGCTCTCAGGGATAAACAATGCTTCATTTAAAGCATGTATCACAGTCTGGATACTGTTCTTGGGAGGCCAACATGTTCTGGCAAGTTGCACATGCATGTTCTTGTACCCCAACCAGAAATTATTTGTTCTTCTGGTTTTGTGATCAACGTTCCCATTGTCTTCTAAACAGCTATGAATCATGGTGGGCAAAGTGTCATACTGTGGAAATATGGTTGCATCTTCCACATTTGAACCAATAATTCGATCCGCTTGTCGTGAAAGAGAAAGGTTTGATGTTCCTCTGAACTGTGAGGTAGGAATGCCGAGTTCGTTGTTTGCTTGGCGTCACAGAGGCTTAAACTCCTGACTCCTGACTCCTGACTGACTCCCTGGTCACCCTGTTCTCTGATTATTTGGAGAGACTTGCATGTCTAGTTCGACAGAGTTACTGCTGCGGCTTTGTGGCGTTTGACCAGCAATTGAATGGCTAGTTGCCTGGTATTGAAACAGTGGGTTGCAGAGGCAAAGTTCTGAATCAACAACAAGCACCGATGTTGCAACTTGAGAGAAAAGCAGTTGTCAAAACCCAGCGAGAGACAGTGGACGTTTCTCCTTGCCTCGTCTTGTTGATGCCTCCAGCGTCACATGAAGGCATATGTGGAAATTTCATTCTTTAGTTATCAAAGacataacaataaacacaatctAGTCAAGAAATaatttaaagattttaaaatgaattattaaaatgaGCTGGATGTTGTTTAAGCCCTCTTTTCTGTGCGTTAAAATCGGATCATGTTGAATTGTTGTCTCCAGTTACACGCAATCCTGCGAGGGATAAATTTGACAGAGGATGCATCATTTTTTGTAAAGAGTAAAACAGAATTAATGTCAAAGtctatttgttttgtgtcaatAGTCAGTGGATAGTCTCACAGGAAACACGTGACTTGCCTGCAACAGCATTATGGAGGGTAGATTCAGACCCATGCACGTTTACCTCCGAGTAGgtgtttttccttgtttttcctttttttaatatttagctTTTGAGGACCTAACTTGAGTTGCGCAGTAAATGCCACACCCAGCACGTGCATACTCATCTGACACGTGTAATGATTGTTTTCTGCATTTCTCCAAGTCAGATTCAGCAGTGCACTCACTGACGTAGCTGCAGATAGCCCTATTTCTAAATATGGGCTGATGAGCTTTCTATAAGCTCGATAAAAGGATGAGTTCTTATATTTACCGCAGTGGTTTTATAGTTAATGTACATATAATGTATAAACCATAAAAAACATGACTTAAACCATAACGATCTACATATTAAAACGGTCACCCAGTGCAATAAAAATGGTCTAGTATTAGTTATAGCATGTATTATAGGAGTTGATGGGTTggacaaataaacattttaataatgttcaACTTTTGCTTATGTAACATTTTTGTTTAACATAATCACATTTATGTATTCtacattttgtgtactttgCCAACTTGCTGAAGCATCAGGTTGAACAGAAAATTGTTTTTCAGCAGGGTGATGCTGCAACCTAATATGTCTGATAGAGAATCCAGTTCAGCTAGCTACTGAGAGCCCCGTCTGGCAGCACACAGCACAGCTGACGGCCATTTTGAGTTTCTGCACTGAATCCAGGCGCAGTAAATGAGGCCGTAGGATGGGGGAGGGGAGGGTTTGTGCTCTGCGCAGTGTGCAATAACATTGGAATGTGAGGTACCCGTGATCGTGCTTACAACTTACACcgctctttatttatttattgttacctTGTTTATGTTGACTTTTTGCTTGCTGCTTTTCTCGGGTTACATTGAAAGCAATTATGCTGAAATATCTCCTCACTTGTTTTTACCATTAGGAGTTTATTATCATGGCAGGAAGCATGATTACTGATATGAGGGCAGAGTAGGAGTTATGCGCCAGTATCCCAGAGTGCTGCTCAGCTTTACAGTGTAAAGTATACACTAAGTCCAGATCTGTGAAGTTGCATTTTTCCCCACACATGTGACATCCTGCCAGGCTGCAAAATACACATGGCTAAATTAAACATAGTTGGAGATCGAGGCCTTTTCCGGTGGCTCTGTCAGCTGCAGTCTTGCAGGCCAGCAATGCCGTAACGGTAAAGCTAACCAACTTTACAGTTAAACTGAAGCAGCTTATTGCTCTCACCAGATACGGTTTTAAAGGTTACCTGAATGATAACTGGCTTCGTGTTCGGTTCCTGCGTTGAAACCAACAGACAGATTTAATTTCACTCAGTATCTACCATTTGAATATGTCTGCTTTTTGTTATAATATAAGAGGTATGTTAACAGACTAATTGATCTTAGAAATACTGTCAACATGTCTAGAACTGAAAAATGAACCCCCTGTGGCTGCATATTTTCGAGCTCATCTTCAGTAAAGCAGAGGGTTTGGAAAGTGTATGAAAGCCTCTTTCCTGCAGTTTGACGCCTCTCTCCGTCCGTTGTTCTGGCAAACCATTTCCCTGTTTTgaatctttttcttcttcaccttTTCATGTCATTGGTTAGCATGTCACGTCTCTAATTGGGTTCTCTTAGCCTGCAAATATCTTAGAAGTCAGCAAATACATTGTTTAAACATccattttagttttaaaaagtagaaaaaagtaTCCTGTTGTAAAGATTTGTAGGCAAAGAAAAGTAGTCAGATGAATTCTAAGGAATCATATCATTGtccgatatatatatatatatatatatatatatatatatatactagtcTTTTGTGTCCAGATGGTCATCAACATAATTGTACCTCCAGTTTGATGAAATTCTTAGTGACCCCACAAATAAATATCTACTTTTGAAGCCAAGGGCTCAGTTACAGCTCAAGGGATGGAGATACACTGCTTAATTCAGAGGAGCTAAAATTAGGGTTACACTTTCATATGCGTCATCTGTGGATTTCATACATAGTTGATGTTGTCTTCCTAGTTTGAAGCAGTATTATAAAATTtactaaaaaaaatccatctctATTTCCCTCAGGTTGTCGAAGAATTCCGTGGTAAATCCATGACCAAGGACCTTTCGGGTTGAAGGTGAGTTATTCATAGATTATTTGATTAGCGTATGCGTCacatgttatttattataatagcaCATTTCTTGTTTGCTACTATatgtaaaattagatttttactGCAGCTAAGCACAGTCTCGTGCAGCACACAGCTTTAATGCATATCTAATTGTGTTTGACTCCtttaaaaagaagtttaaaTCATCACATGCATGTATGCATATCAAATTAATATACATGAAAAGAATACTTAATAATATGACAACTAGCCTCAACACtacaatgtgtgcaacaatCAGAACTATGTACGGAAAAATCCTTCAGGTTTTGCATAACCTCTTTACTGCTGCCAACACAGCCTTGATTTGCCCGTTCTGATTCGCTGAGGATTGAACCAATAGGAACGTGGGGGGATGGGAGGAAGGTTGGGTTGCTGCTGTTAACTTCAATGTCATTTCTGTTCTCGGGATCGGGGCTTTTGGTAAACATGAAATCTATAGGTTAACCAGAAAATTAAGGAATGGGGAAATTGTCAGAGCAGTTAAAGCTTTTCTGACTGACATGAAAAAGCCTTTCTGGCTTACTGAGCTGCAGCTTGACTGTTGTCACTGTAGGACAGATACATCAATGTGTAATCGGGCAATAAGGATCTGTCTGATTTGGTTGGGATACTGAGTCAAATTTTAGTAAAGACAGGCAGTCGGGGAACCGACCAGTTTGGTATGCAGACCTCTGTGAAAGAAGAACCGTCTAGAAAAGAACAAACAGGAAAGCCATAGGGCTCTACAGTGACACCTAGTGTTtgttcagaaactctgcagcCATTTCCTTATTTCTTTCATGCAGTGCGCAAAGTCCAGGACAGGTTCATAAGCGGAAGAGACTGTGCTGCATACTCTTGTAGCTTTCACAAGGGTGTTGTAGATCTTTTCCAGATTCGTCATGCCCTTTGATAACATCTAATCTCTCCTTCACAGGCAGCAATGGAAGTTGTTGtgacagaggagaagaagaaaatttTCCGTGCTAGGAAAACCATGAAGATCAGTGATCGACAGCAACTGGAGAATCTTCACAGCACATTGTTGACAGCAGCTCCAGGTATGGGCGACGCATCTTCGCCACCTCTGATGAATGGCACGCACAAGGAGGATGGACCAAAAGCGGGGGACAAAGAGCAAAACAACATCTCGGACTCAAACTCCCCCCAAGCTGCATCCCCTACTTCTCCTACTCCTTTCCTGTCCCTAAATCTGTCCCCTTCCCCGGCCTCCTCACAAAGTCAAGAAGGGAAGGAAGAAAATCCTTCTTCTCCCACATCACCATTCCACTCTCTAAACTTTGAACTGAAAAagatggaggagaaggaggaggaggaagaagaggaggaggaggagaagaaggggaAGAAGGAGAAGACAGGTTCATCGTTGTCCTCGTCAAAGGAGTCTGTTACACCAGCGTCAACAGAAGCCAAGGAAAACCACGAAAAAGACACTGAGGTGACCCCAGAGACGGAAAAGAAAGAGGTAATTTCTTAGAATCTTTTGAGAAATTGTCACATATGACTGCCAGTGTGAAGGTTGAAGTGTGGATAAACTGAGAGTCCAAAAACCTTTTAATTAATCAACAGTCTATTATGCTCTTCCTCAGGAGGACAAGACTACGACAGAGGACCCAGCTGTGGATTTGTCGAAGGGTTCTTTAAAAGGTTTGGCTCCATGTTCACCTGTACCAGCTCCGGTATCTGACTCCACAGAACCTATGGATACAGATAGTGAAACTACAAAGGCCAAGGACCCTGAGGCCTCCACAGccaaaataaaagatgaaaagcCTTCGTGCCCCAAATCTACCACTTCCGATtcctctcttccttctccttcctTGTCTCATCCAGCTTCCTCTTCTAAAGATGTAAAACAAGAAAAGGAAATCAAAGAGGAGGTCGTAAAAGAAGAGGAGGGTAAAAAAGAGGGTGTGAAGAAAGGATCAATAAATGAGGAAAAGATGGAGGTGGAGTCgatcaaaaaggaaaaaactgAAGTTGGACAAACAAAGAAGCCATCTCGGCCATCTTCCACTCCGCCATCTAATACAGGTATGTGAGAGTGGACATTGCGGCAGATAGCTTCAAGATAATTTCTTTATATTGATAAAGTTCAGTAGAAATCCAAAGGAAATTAACTAAAAGCATTAATATAAGATATGTCATTCAATATTGTATTAATGTAGAGCTTAATGTTCTCTAGTTAAACCAATGTTGACCTGAAATGGAAAGCTATGGAAATGTCATGTTTCATAGTTATTACAGACAGACTCTGCTTACAGTTGTATGCTGTATTACATGTTAATAAGCTATCATTTAAATTAGTACTCAAACAACGATTTTTGTTAGATCCCCCCTGTCTGGTAAATAGCCTTGACCTTTAAACTATATGCCCACACTTTGTCAAAAAGTGCTCTCTGTCAAATATTTGTAGTCTCCACACAGACTTGATAAAGCCGTTTCCACAGGCTCCACTGTGATTTGTAAATTGATTTTGACATGTAAAATTGAGCCTCACTTTAAGGATATTAAGAAACCTTTCATGTTATGTTAAACGGCAAGTGTTACACAGTGCAAGACAATAAGGTAGACTGAAATGATGGCCAGAAAATGTACCTTGAGCTTCAGAAATGTATCTCGGCCAGAGCATCCCAAAGCACTAGAACTAGAACACTAGAACTAGAAAAATTGGTGTATTTAATGTGTACAGTATTCATGTAAATGGCGTTATAGCTAAGATTTGATAGAaaagtaacagtaacagaacatCTCCGAGTGTAAGTTGTTGGGAACTTTATTCATTTGAGTTATACCGTAAGTGTAAAGCAATATTGACCACTTTTGGAAAAAACTGCAACATTTTGATTTGGCAAAAAACCACAAACCACAAACAGATCTTGTTTATACTCATGTTTCTTCATAGTTTCTGATAGGGGCCCAATTTGTTGTTGCTTACACATCCAGTGGTTCAGTTTAAACATAATTGGACTTAGATCACTAAAGATTGTATGCAGTCACGCTAACTGGTTTTCCATGACAAAGGTGACATTGTGAAGTATAGAGTAAGACATCAACTGTAAACATGAACATTTAGTTAGACACAAGAAATCCTTAAAAGCTATTAGTGTTGTTTGAGAAATCTGTTTTGCATGTTCTGTTTCATCTAGCTTCAACAGAGAGTGACTGACCTAAAACAGAATAGTGCCAGAAAGCATATTATGCATAAAAGATTCAGGGCAATGACTGGCACACACATGGGGTACAAGTCTGTTCTTGTCTTTGTTTCCCAAGGAGTGCAAGAGGAGAAGAGCTCCACCTCGGGACTGAAGCGCACTTTATCAGAGGGTTTCGAAAAGGACGGACAAACcataaagagagaggggaagaggcCCAAGGTGGAGCGCCAGGAGTTGGAGGCACAACTGGAACTGAAATTTACTGCAAAAGCTGGCAGTCACCATAAGCTTGAAAAGGTTTGTATGCAACTATCCTGCAGCACAGAATCTTTTCCCAAAGTCTGTCTCGCTAATACCAATGGATATTTCGTTACTTAATCTTGCTTTTTTACCCCTTTACCTGATATGCTTTCTCAGATTGTACAACAGCTAGTAGATGAACGGTTGAGGGTCCTGGAGCTGACCATGTTTGAAAAACATTTCCAAGAGCTGAAGGACAGAGTAGACAAGATCGACTGTGCCACTAAACACCAAACCTCCATTTCCACACTCCAAGTAAGTAGACGGTAACATTGTCAATTTGCTTATAAGGAGAACGCACTGGAAGATGATCTAATATTCATTAGTACCATAGACTGTGTGTATGGATGGACGACGCATCtgcacttcctcccactgtacaaaaatgaagccaaaatacCCTGgttacgggagctgccatcttgagattttgacataaTTTGGAaccagagtctgtgcagtagtgatcggggggctggagccgcggtatctgGGTCACACAACAgaccgagccaatcacgagccaagcacggccgcagcttgctagcgtgagccacctagctgctgcGTTAGCACcatggtagctgtttggctagaaagacacaacaactaaccataatatctctataactacatttatgatcaaaatgacacatgttctattacacagactcgtgacggttatggaaagttaaagttacatcctTCCTCGTACAATCCCCCAGtattgttgtcaaaaatattgaagTGTCGATACATATTGATACTGAAAATTTGAAGCGGTTTCAATCCTCATTTTCCACAGTATCGATACACGGGTACCAGTGTCCCCTCAATGTTGTGATATCGAAAATGGTATAAAATATCAGTATTTTCCTAGGTATTGTATCGAAGTTAGAAATTACAATATCATGACAACACTTATTCCCAACTCTACGGCTGCTTGACTGTAACTTCACtaagagcagctgtcaatcatgacgtctcaccccctttttatagcatcaaataactaattaaaaccaaacttatcagaatgaacacttgaacatacataaGAGtaataagaactacctaaaatgaaagaaaccatctttgggaaacatttatttggtgtgtactttgactttttagtttggctcatgtcccatccgctaacatggaggggacGGGCTTTtagacctatactgcagccagccaccagggggcgatcaacaTGTTTTGGCTTCGCtattggggagctgtcatgtcgtccatctttttatacagtctatgattagtATTATGTCGTTAAGGAACTGCTAAAATTGACTCCCCACAGTTGGCAAGGCCCAAATCTAAagaccccctctctctctaccgTTTGATTAGGCCAAGATAAACCGACTAACAAAAAAGTTTGGAGAGGCCAATCAGGCGTCAGAGAACAAAAGGAAACAGGAGGTAAGAAATGCTTTTCCTTCTGTTACATGCTAAAATCTTTGTACCTGGTGTGCAAGTGCTTGTGTCTGAAAATGTTCTGACAGCATGCTGTCTGATTTCCACAGGCGcttgctgctgctactgctgctgctactgctgctgctgccgcctccAAGACTGCGACTGCTGCAAACAGCCCCATAACAGTTCGGTAAGCGTGTCCATGCCCAGTGCAATTTCTCCTCTAAATCCCAGTCagtcatactatatatattaatttttgAATTAAGAAATGAGGTTCTCAGGGTTTCTTGGAAGTGATTTTTATCACCTCACTGCAAACTCATGTTTGCCTGACCATTTCATCCTATGACAAAATATTTAGATTTATCAAAATTCATagcataaatgtattaaaacatGTTACCTTTGAACCATACAGCAGTCTGTGCACTTTGGTATTTTGTGTGAATATAATTTGGCCTTTGTATGAACGTGACAATACCGGACTGAAGCCAGTACTACACATGGAGCCGTTCACAGCGTGAATAGTTGACATTGTCCCGGGTTGCTATCTGTAATCACTAGAGACTGAATCTAAAACTAATGGACAGAATAAAGAATCCGTACATCCTCCAAATCCATACCGTTTTGGAAACCAAGATTCCATGTCCCTTGTTCGGTTTGTCGTGATCAACTTTTGTTAAACTCTTGACTTCCAAATCGTTAAGACTCGTTTGGAATAATCAAACACACATGTCAGTGTTTTGCACCTGCAAAGTAACCCTGCATGGGTCCAGGTCCTGAGTCTTGTGACGTTCTACAATGTGAAGCTGTTTCCTCAGGCAGTGCAGAGTGTAGTTAAAACTGCACCTCTCCTCCCAACAGCGTGCTGCGTCGGCAGACAGTAGAGCCACAGCCTGAGGTGGCCAGAGAGGGAGTGGCTCCCCCTGTTGGTAAGACGCCTGTACTGCCTGtcaagaaggaggaggaagaagaggaaatggaggaggaagagtacaAAGATATGTCACGTCATATTGCCATGGCAAAGAAACTGGCAGAATACAATGAGGGAAAATGCAGAGCAGACATTAAACTCCGCCCAATCACTTCCAACTTGGAGAAAGGGCTGTACCACAACTGCCAGAGAAGCTCAGGGAATCCCCGACCTGACCGCTACGCATCTTACATATTCCGCTACCTAGTCCCATACGACATCTACTGTGACTGGGTCGCAAAGGTCAATTATGTTGGACTAATGGGCAAGGAGGCACTGCCCGCGAACTTGAGGAGAACAATGAGGATGTACATCGAGCGTCGATTCCCTGTACTAACTTGTGAGAGCTGGAGAGAGATCCGTGACGTTATCAATGAAATACTGCGAGTGAAGAGAAGACCGGAATTTTTTCGAGAGTATGATGAAAGAACTGGTGCGTCATTTTGACAGTCTTACGTTACAGAAACAGAAGCATACTGGGACAATTGTCATTATGAGTCATTGAAATTATCAAGACATTTTGTCTGAATATCATTCTCATTGCATTTAGTTTCTCGTCAGCGTTCATTAGAAATTAATTTCATATTGAAAAGGATGTGAATCCCTGGTGAGTTGTACGCAAAAATTGACGCCGCACTTGAATATGTTGAACTATACTTATATACTGATGAATGCTTTAATGAAAACTCAGACATGTACTTCAGTTATGAGATGGAATCTCATTTCAAGTTGTCCAATTATGACTGTATCAAGTTTAATAAAATGACATGTCAGCACCTTACCACATTCAGTCGTCCTTCCTTTTGTGGACAAAAAACAGCTCTAAGCATAAGCAATCTTTTTAAACAGGCCAGTCCGTACTTCCATGGAGCTAAAGCAGATTCCGACAACTGTTTCTTCGTCCGGCATGGTTGGTGAGTAGCAGGATTTCCTTTATGCTTTTATGGTGTtggtctttttcttttaaatggagTAACCAGAGACACAATGGTACGCAGTGTCACCTCCTaaagttgtgtttgtttgcatgtttgcatgtttgcatTTGATATGACCGTCGCTAGCAATAAACAATGCATAGATATATGCAACTAATCTGCTCCTGCCCCCTTTTGTTGACTTTAAGTAATAAGGAGCAGATGAGTAAAGGAGAACAAAATGCAGTTCATTTGAAAATCTCAGTGACGCTTTCTGTCACGTTCTGAAACCTGAGCCATTTTTCCTATTTCTCCTCAGCAAATGCACCCCCGCTAGGTCCGCCAGCTACCGTCACAGCTCTGGCCCATACACCCACCTCCTCTGCCATGGTTTCACATGCCCCCATCCTCCAGCtgatcaccaccaccaccactaatGCTGGCTCCACCTTGGCCGGTGGCATCACCACCCAGAGTCACACAGGCACCCTGCTGCTGAAGACGACCTGCGGGAGCAGCATCATGGCTGCGGGCCAGCCGCTCCTCATCCAGCTGCCTTTATCAATGACTAATGGCCAGGCAGGAACGCTGGTCAACATCCCTGTCTCCTCTTTGTCTGCAGCCAGCTCACTCAGCAAGGCCAAAACCACTACTCCCACCGCCACTTTTATACTCAAGCCTGCCCCCGCCCTGACCACTTCACCACTCTGTGCCCCGGCTGTTGCCACTGTCCCAGCGCTCCAGGCCTCCACTGGCCAGATATCCTCTACCCAGATCTCTCTTGCCCGTGCTGTGTACCAGGGTGGCGCTGGGGGGATAACTACACCCAACGCTGGGGTATCCGTGACCACAGCCAGGACGCCGGCTCAATCTGTGTCTGTAGCAGGAGCTCTGTCTTCAGCCTCTTCACCTGCAACCTCCGGGCCGGCAGCAACAGGTTCCACCGCTCCAGGACC
Proteins encoded:
- the LOC119484881 gene encoding activating transcription factor 7-interacting protein 1 isoform X2, which encodes MEVVVTEEKKKIFRARKTMKISDRQQLENLHSTLLTAAPGMGDASSPPLMNGTHKEDGPKAGDKEQNNISDSNSPQAASPTSPTPFLSLNLSPSPASSQSQEGKEENPSSPTSPFHSLNFELKKMEEKEEEEEEEEEEKKGKKEKTGSSLSSSKESVTPASTEAKENHEKDTEVTPETEKKEEDKTTTEDPAVDLSKGSLKGLAPCSPVPAPVSDSTEPMDTDSETTKAKDPEASTAKIKDEKPSCPKSTTSDSSLPSPSLSHPASSSKDVKQEKEIKEEVVKEEEGKKEGVKKGSINEEKMEVESIKKEKTEVGQTKKPSRPSSTPPSNTGVQEEKSSTSGLKRTLSEGFEKDGQTIKREGKRPKVERQELEAQLELKFTAKAGSHHKLEKIVQQLVDERLRVLELTMFEKHFQELKDRVDKIDCATKHQTSISTLQAKINRLTKKFGEANQASENKRKQEALAAATAAATAAAAASKTATAANSPITVRPVRTSMELKQIPTTVSSSGMVANAPPLGPPATVTALAHTPTSSAMVSHAPILQLITTTTTNAGSTLAGGITTQSHTGTLLLKTTCGSSIMAAGQPLLIQLPLSMTNGQAGTLVNIPVSSLSAASSLSKAKTTTPTATFILKPAPALTTSPLCAPAVATVPALQASTGQISSTQISLARAVYQGGAGGITTPNAGVSVTTARTPAQSVSVAGALSSASSPATSGPAATGSTAPGPPQGTSLTSKTDNQATGSTPSKAAAPGARPKGSVIDLTEDDDDVQVTGVKNATVAAPSPTQRPNPVASIPNSAGARSSPQSSQNSSSNPQVTVHHRPPLDSPVKARTVTNSTPTQRASSMVLPPLPAAPAASRLPPEAERSSPPQQPQLKLVPSQTGIVLSWCVAETDRTCAVVDSYHLYAFHQDNSNSSAAQQHWKKIGEVKALPLPMACTLTQFQSGSTYHFAVRAKDIYGRFGSFCEPQCTNVINPSSS